In the Sandaracinus amylolyticus genome, TACTGCGCGTGCCCGCACGCCGCGTCGGGGCACGTCGTCGACGAGCTGCGCTCGCGCGGCTTCGAGCACACCGCGGTGATCGACGAGGGCATCCACTACTGGATGGACCACGGCTATCCGATCGAGCGCGGATCGGCGCAGTGACGACCACGCCCCAGAGCGAGCGCGAGCTCCTCGCACGCGCGCGCACGCTCGGGGGCCGCACGCTCGCGGAGATCGCGCGGACGCTCGAGGCGATCCCAGGCGGCGATCCACGACGCCACAAGGGCGCCGCCGGCGCGCTGGTCGAGCGCGCGCTCGGGGCTCCACGCACCACGACCGCGCGGAGCGCGCCCGACTTCGAGGCGCTCGGCGTCGAGGTCAAGACGCTGCCGATCGACGCGCGAGGCATGCCCGCGGAGACGACCTTCGTCGCGGCGACACCGCGCACGCCCGAGCCCGACTGGGAGCGCTCGTCGGTGCGCCGCAAGCTCGCGCGCGTGCTCTGGGTCCCGATCGCGATCGACGCGCCGTTCACGGAGCGACGCGTGGGCTCGGCGTTCCTGTGGTCACCCGACGACGAGTCGGAGCGCGTGCTGCGCGAGGACTGGACCGAGCTGATGGAGCGCTTCGCGCTCGAGCCCGAGGGGATCTCGGCGCGACACGGTCGCGCGCTGCAGCTGCGGCCCAAGGCGCGCGACGCGTCGGTGCGGGTGCGCGCCGCGAGCCTCGACGGCGCACCGCTCCTCGCGGCCCCTCGCGCGTTCTATCTGCGGCGCACGTTCACCGCGCAGATCCTCGATCGCGCCGGCTTGCTGCGCGCGACCCGCTGAACGAGAGATGACGACGATGCACCACGCTGCTCTTCCTCTCCACGCGAGCGCCGGCGACAAGCGCGAGACCTACGCGCGCGTGCGCGCCTCGATCGAGTCGCTGATCGACGGCGAGGACGACTGGATCGCCGCGATGGCCACGGTCGTGTGCGAGCTGCACCACGCGTTCGAGGCGTACGACTGGACCGGCTTCTATCGCGCGGTCTCGCCGGAGCTGCTCTTGATCGGCCCCTACCAAGGCGGCCACGGATGTCTGCGCATCCCGTTCTCGCGCGGCGTGTGCGGCGCGGCGGCGCGCACCCGCGAGACCCAGCTCGTGCCCGACGTGCACGCGTTCCCCGATCACATCGCGTGCAGCTCGACGACGCTCTCCGAGATCGTCGTGCCGGTGCTCGCGCCCGATGGTCGTGTGCTCGCGGTGCTCGACGTCGACTCGAACGCGCCCGCCGCGTTCGACGAGATCGATCGCGACGCGCTCGAGTCGCTCTGCGCGATGCTCGGCGCGCGCTACTCGCAGGAGATGCGCCGGAACGTGTAGGGCGCGTTGATCTCGACGTGCCCGTCGTTGTTCGTGGCGTCGAGCTCTTCGCGTGTCGGATCGACGCGACCGCTGAAGCTGTCGGGGTAGTAGAGCGTGTCCTCCCACGGGCAGTCCACGCGCGCGACCTCGTAGTCGTCCGAGCCGAACGTGAAGCGCTCGCCGTCGACGCGACCCCGCGCGGGCATGCGCACCGTGACGTCGTAGCGCCCCTCCGCGCACGGCAGCGGACGTCGATCGCTCGGCATGCCGCTCCAGATGCGCGACGTGATCGTGCCGCGCAGCTCGTCGCCCTCGCGCCGGATGCGCAGCGTCATGCGGCCCCAGTTGCGACGCGCCGGGCTGTAGCGATGCGACGTCCACACGCCCGCGATCGGATCGGGGCAGCGCAGCGCGTCCTCGAGCAGCGAGCGCGCGCCCGACGAAGGCCCACCGAGCCCGACGCTGCCGAGGATCACGGCGGCGGCACGATCCCCCGCGGCGCGACCGGTCTGCTCTTCCTCGGCTCCCTCGCGCGGCGGGATCGGCGGCTCCTCGGGCGTCGCGCGCACGCCACCGGATCCGCCCTCCAGCGCGACCTCCTCGCTCGTTCGCTCCGGCGTGATCGTGCGGCGGGCGGGCGCAGGCGCGCGCGGAGCAGGCGGCGCCGTCGGCGAGGGCTCCTCCGCGGTGAGCACCGTCTCGGGCGGCTCCGCAGCGGCGGGCTCGCTCTCGTCCTCCGCGTCCTCGGTGCGCGAGCCGTCCCAGCCCTGGATCGTGATCTCGAGCGTCTCGCCGCCCGCGCCGAGCCAGCCGCCCTCGCCCCCGCCGAACGGGCTCCCTCCGCCGAGCCACGCGCCCACGAAGACCGCGACGTGCACGCACAGCGACACCAGCAGCGCGATCCACGCCGGGAGCGGACGGAGCTCGCGCTTCATCACCCCTCGCCCGAAGGACGACCGGTCATCGCGACGCCGCCGTCGACGAGGATCTCCTGTCCCGTCACGAACCCCGCGCGCACCAGGTAGAGCACCGCGTCCGCGACGTCCTCGGCGCTGCCGAGCCGCTGCAGCAGGGTGCGCTCCGCGAGCACGCGCTTCTCCTCGTCGTCCATCGACTCGGGAGGAAGCACCGTGCCCGGCGCGACCGCGTTGACGCGCACCTCCGGCGCGAGCTCGAGCGCGAGCGTGCGCATCAGCTGCTTCGCCGCGCCCTTGCTCACCACGTAGGGCAGGAAGTTGCGATACGGCGCGGTCGCGCTGGTGCAGGTGATGATCACGATCGATCCGCGCGCGTCGCGCAGCGCCGGCGCGGCCCTCTGTGCGAGCAACATGGGCGCGCGCACGTTCAGCGCGATCGTCCGATCGAAGTCCTCGCTCGTGATCGTCCCGAGCTCGACCCGCTCGAAGATGGCGGCGCTCGCGATCAGGTGATCGAGCCGCCCGAAGCGCGCGACGACCGCGTCCACGAGCGCCTCGCACGCGCGCGGATCGCCGAGGTCGGCACGGAACGTCTCCGCCTCGAGACCGCTCGCGCGCAGCTCGTCCCGCACCGCGAGCGCGCCTTCCGCCGAGCCGTGGTGGTGCACCGCGACCCTCGCGCCCGAACGTCCGAGCGCCCGCGCGATCGCTGCGCCGACGCGACGTCCGCCTCCCGTGACGAGGGCCACGCGCCCCTGGAGATCCTCAGCTCGGCTCACCTGGCGGTTCCGTAACGGCATCCCTATACTCGCCGCGTATCAGCGGCAAGGAGCAGCGCCGCTCGAAGGAGCACGGTCCGAACATGATCAACCTCACGGAGAAGGCGGCGGAGAAGGTCAAGGAGATCCGCGACGCCGAGGGGCTGGGCGAGCAGGGTCTGCGCGTCCGCGTCATCGGCGGTGGATGCTCGGGCTTCAGCTACGACCTCTTCTTCGAGGACGAGACGACCGACCTCGACCAGACCTTCGAGTCGGCGGGCATCAAGCTCTACGTCGACATGATGTCGTTCCAATACCTGGAGGGCGTCGAGATCGACTACGTCGAGGGCCTCCACGGCGCGGGCTTCAAGTTCGTGAACCCGAACGCGAAGAGCACCTGCGGCTGCGGATCGAGCTTCAGCGCCTGATCTTTTCGCCCGCTCGCCGAACCGCCCGCCGCGACCCCGCTGCGGGCGGTTTTGTTTCCGTCGGATCCAGAAACCCTACGAAACGTCACGCTCCAGGCCTTCCGCCAGCGCGACGTCCGCCCCAAGGTCCGGAGGCGAGGCAGCAATCGACACCGTTCGTGAACTTGTGTGAAGACGCCCCATCAGGGTTGACCGAGCTCTCAGGTGACGTTACGTAACGTTGACCAAACGGAGCACGGTCAATGGCGGCATACGAGCACGACGGCGCCCTCTCCCGTTACATCGAGAGGGTTCGAAGCATTCCCCCGCTCTCCCGAGAGGACGAGCACGACCTCGCGGTGCGCGCTGCCAAGGGTGACGCGGTCGCGATGGACAAGTTGGTCGAGGCGAACCTCCGGTTCGTGGTGGCCGTGGCGCTGCAGTACCGGCGCTATGGGCTCCGCCTCGCCGACCTGATCGCCGAGGGCAACCTCGGTCTGATGATCGCGGCGCAGAAGTTCGACGCCGAGCGCGGCACCCGGTTCGTGACCTACGCCGGGTACTGGATCCGCGCGCTGGTGCTGGACCTGGTGGTCCGCTCCTCGAGCATGGTGGGCGCGGGCTCGGGCCCGCTGCGCAGCAAGCTCTTCTTCCGCCTGCGCCGCGAGCGCGCGCGGGTGGCGAACCTCGCGAACGACCCGACGGAGCGCAACGAGATCCTGGCGGCGCGCTTCGAGACGACCCCGGAGAAGATGGAGGAGATGCTGCGCCGTCTCGACGCGCGCGACGTCTCGCTCGACACGACCATCTACCCGGACTCGGGCGTGACGATGCTCGACACCCTCGAGGGCAGCGAGCAGGACCAGGAGAGCGCGCTCTCCGACAGCGAGCGCGAGAGCGAGATCAAGGAGCGCCTGGCGAACGCCCTGGGTCAGCTCGATCAGCGCGAGCGCTACATCGTCGAGCAGCGCTACATGGGCGAGAAGGAAGTCTCGCTCGCGGCGATCGGTCGCAAGCTGGGCGTGTCGCGCGAGCGTGCACGTCAGCTCGAGGCGCGCGCGAAGCAGAAGCTGAAGCAGCGTCTCGAAGGCCTCGAGCTCGACCTCGTGGCCTGATCGCGAGCGAAGAAGCGGTCCGAGGGAGCGCGCAGACCGGTGACGGTCTGCGCGCTTCCGCGTTTTCGGGGCCGCGAGAAAGCGATGGTGGTCCGAACGCGCGCTGGGGCATCATCTCCAGCACCCGATGGCCGGTCACGATCGCAGTAAGCCCCCGCCCCCGGGCTCGAGCGGGCCCAAGAAGGAGCGGTCCGACTCCACCATGGAGGTGCTGCTCGACGAGGTGGAGGAGCAGCCTCAGCCCAAGCAGCAGCCTGCGTTGCGCGCGGGCGCGCCAGCGGCACGGGTGGAGTCGCGCCCCGACGGGACGCTGCAACGCCCCGAGGCGAGCGCGTCGGTGGAGACGCTGCTCTCCGACCTCGACGCCGAGCTCGCGCATGCGGTGACCACGGGTGGGCCGATCCCCGCGCCGGCTGCCGCACCGAAGCCGGTGCGCGAGGGGACCGCGGCGTTCGCGCATGCGCGCGTCCAGGCGAGGCCACCGGCGGCGACGCCCGGTGCGGGCGTGCCGAAGAAGCCGTCGATCCCGCCGCCCGCGGTGACGGCGAAGCACACGCTGAGCGGCGGCATCGGCGCGCCGACGACGTCGCCGGGGCTCGGCACGCTGCGTCCGCCCTCCCCTGCACCCGGCGGAGGCACGCTGCGTCCGCCCTCCCCTGCGCCCAGTGTCCCGCGGCGGCCCGCGTCGATCCCGCCGCCGATCGCGACGCCGCGCGCGCGCTCGACCACGCCCGAGCGGCCGATCCCTGCGCCCCCGCGGCCTTCGTCGCCGGGCAGCGATCCCGCGGTGCCGACCGACGCGGCGAGCGAAGAAGCGCGGCGCACCATCGAGTCGTGGGAGCGCGAGCTCGCGGCGAGCAGCGATCCGCTCCGACAGGCTCGAATTCATTACGAAATCGGGCGCATCGCCGAGGTGCAGCTGCAGGACCTGCGGCGCGCGGCGGCGCACTACCAGGAGGCGCTCTCGCGCGCGCCCGAGCACGTGCCGACGCTGCGCGGCGCGCGGCGCGTGATGATCGCGCGCAAGAACTTCCAGATGGCGCTCCCGCTCTTCGACGCGGAGGCACGCATCACCAGCGATCCGCACGCGAAGGCGGCGCTGCTCTACGCGAAGGGCCGCTTGCTCGAGGACGTGCTCGGGCAGCGTGGCGAGGCGCGTCGCGAGTACGCGATCGCCGGCGAGCTCGATCGCGGCGCACCGGTGATCCTGAAGGCGCTCGAGCAGTGCGATCAGGACGCGGGCGCGTGGAGCGAGCTGGCGCGCACGTACGAGCGCATCGCGAACGCGGTCGCGGGCGATCCGCGGCATCGTGCGGCGTTGATCGTCCAGCGCGCGCGTCTGCTCGAGTCGCGGCAGCGCGAGGTCGATGCGGCGATCGAGCTCTACGAGACGGCGCTGCGCCTCGATCCCGAGGTCGCGGGCGCGCTCGAGGCGCTCAAGCGGCTGCACCACGCGCAGCGTCGGTGGCGCGATCTGATCGCGGTGCTGGAGCGCGAGGCCGAGCAGAGCGGCGATCGCGGCGTACGCACGATGGCGCTCTATCGTATCGCGCGACTGCACGCCGAGCGATTGGGCAACCGCGACGAGGCGCTGACCGCGCTGGAGCGCGCCTCGCGCGAGTCGCCCGACGAGCCGCTGGTGCTCGAGGAGATGGCGCGGCTCTACGAGTCCGCCGAGAAGTGGGACCCGCTGGTGCGCGTGCTCGAGCAGCTCGTCGACACGACGCGCGAGGGTGCGGCGCGGGTGACGCTGCTCGCGCGCGTGGGTCAGCTGCGCGAGGAGAAGCTCGGCGACGCGCCGGGCGCGCTCGTCGCGTACGAGGCCGCGCTCGCGATCGGGCCGACGCACCTGCCGACGCTGCAGGCGCTCGGGAAGCTCTACACGCGCAGCGGCGACTGGGAGCGCCTGGTGCGCATGCACCTCGGCGAGGCCGATCACGCCGACGAGCCGCGCCGTCGCGCGGCGGCCCACGCGCGGGTCGCGGAGATCCTCGAGGTGCACCTCGGTCAGCCCGATCAGGCGATCGAGCACCACGCGCGCGCGCTCTCGATGCAGCCGGGGTATCCGCCCTCGTTCAAGGCGCTCACGCGCCTGTTCGCGGAGGCGGGGCGCTGGCGCGAGCTGGTCGACCTCTATGCGCGCGCGGTCGACGAGGCGTCCGAGAAGGAACGCGCGATCACGTACCTGCTCAAGATGGGCGCGATCTACGAGGACGCGCTCCAGGAGCACGCGCAGGCGGCGCACGCGTATCGGCGCGTGCTTCAGCTCGATCCGAAGCACCTCGGCGCGATCCACGCGCTGCAGCGCGCGACCGAGCGCGCGGCGCGATGGACCGAGCTCGTGGAGTCGCTCGAGCTCGAGGCCGAGCTCACGCGCGATCCCAAGCAGATCGTCGCGCTGCTGCATCGCGCGGGCGAGGTGCTCGACGATCTCGTCGGGGATCGCGAGGCCGCGGTGGTGCGGTTCCGGAAGGTGCTCGGGATCGATCCGACGTACGTGCCGGCGCTGACGAGCCTGGGGCGCATCTATCACCGCGCGGGGCGCTGGGAGGATCTGCTCGAGCTCTACAAGCGCGAGCTCGAGCTCACGCCGCGAGGTGCGGAAGCAGTCGCGCTGCTCGCGAAGATGGCGGAGCTCTGCGAGGAGCGCATCGGGCGCGACGACGAGGCGATCGCGCACTACCGGCGCGCCATCGAGATCGATCCGACGAACCGTACGGCGCTGCGCGCGCTCGCGCGGAAGCTGCGGGAGCGCGGCGCGTGGGACGAGCTGGTGCGCGTGCTCGAGATGGAGCTCAGCGGCCTCACCGATCCCGCGGCGCGCGCGCGTGCGGCGTATCGCGTGGGCGAGGTCTGGGAGGAGCGGCTCCAGCAGGTCGAGCGCGCGATCGCGGCGTACGAGCAGGCGCGCGATGCGGAGCCGAGCTATCGGCCGGCGATCGATGCGCTCGCGCGTCTGCGCGCCGAGCAGGGCGCGTGGCGCAAGCTCGCGGACGAGCTCGAGCGCGAAGCGGCGAGCAGCCCCGATCCGAAGCTCGCGGTCGCGGCGCTGGTGCGCGCGGGCGAGATCTGGAGCGAGCACCTGAACGAGCCGCGCCGCGCGTGCGCGGCCTACGACAAGGTGCTGGAGCGCGAGCCCGGGCACCTCGGCGCGCTGCTCGCGATCGAGACGCTCTATCGACGGCTCGCGTCGTTCGAGGGGCTCGCGCGGGTGTACGCGAGCGAAGCGCGCGTGCTCACCGACGCGAGCGCGCGCGTCGCGGCGCTGCACGAGCTCGCGCGGCTGCAGGAGATGCGGCTCGCCGCGCCGACCGACGAGGTGCGCGCGACGTACCAGGCGATCCTCTCGCTCGCGCCCGACGATCCGCTGGCGATCGCTGCGCTCGAACGGATCGCGATCGCGGGTGGCTCGCGCAGCATGCTCGCCGACGTCGATCGCCGGCTCGCCGAGGGCGCCGACGATCCGATCGTCGCGGCCGCGTACCGCACGCGGCTCGCGGAGTCGCTCGAGGCGAGCGGTGATGCGCGCGCGCTCGAGGCGTATCGCGCCGCGCTCG is a window encoding:
- a CDS encoding SDR family oxidoreductase, giving the protein MALVTGGGRRVGAAIARALGRSGARVAVHHHGSAEGALAVRDELRASGLEAETFRADLGDPRACEALVDAVVARFGRLDHLIASAAIFERVELGTITSEDFDRTIALNVRAPMLLAQRAAPALRDARGSIVIITCTSATAPYRNFLPYVVSKGAAKQLMRTLALELAPEVRVNAVAPGTVLPPESMDDEEKRVLAERTLLQRLGSAEDVADAVLYLVRAGFVTGQEILVDGGVAMTGRPSGEG
- a CDS encoding GAF domain-containing protein; this encodes MHHAALPLHASAGDKRETYARVRASIESLIDGEDDWIAAMATVVCELHHAFEAYDWTGFYRAVSPELLLIGPYQGGHGCLRIPFSRGVCGAAARTRETQLVPDVHAFPDHIACSSTTLSEIVVPVLAPDGRVLAVLDVDSNAPAAFDEIDRDALESLCAMLGARYSQEMRRNV
- the erpA gene encoding iron-sulfur cluster insertion protein ErpA, which encodes MINLTEKAAEKVKEIRDAEGLGEQGLRVRVIGGGCSGFSYDLFFEDETTDLDQTFESAGIKLYVDMMSFQYLEGVEIDYVEGLHGAGFKFVNPNAKSTCGCGSSFSA
- a CDS encoding sigma-70 family RNA polymerase sigma factor, translated to MAAYEHDGALSRYIERVRSIPPLSREDEHDLAVRAAKGDAVAMDKLVEANLRFVVAVALQYRRYGLRLADLIAEGNLGLMIAAQKFDAERGTRFVTYAGYWIRALVLDLVVRSSSMVGAGSGPLRSKLFFRLRRERARVANLANDPTERNEILAARFETTPEKMEEMLRRLDARDVSLDTTIYPDSGVTMLDTLEGSEQDQESALSDSERESEIKERLANALGQLDQRERYIVEQRYMGEKEVSLAAIGRKLGVSRERARQLEARAKQKLKQRLEGLELDLVA
- a CDS encoding DNA mismatch repair protein MutH translates to MTTTPQSERELLARARTLGGRTLAEIARTLEAIPGGDPRRHKGAAGALVERALGAPRTTTARSAPDFEALGVEVKTLPIDARGMPAETTFVAATPRTPEPDWERSSVRRKLARVLWVPIAIDAPFTERRVGSAFLWSPDDESERVLREDWTELMERFALEPEGISARHGRALQLRPKARDASVRVRAASLDGAPLLAAPRAFYLRRTFTAQILDRAGLLRATR
- a CDS encoding tetratricopeptide repeat protein, coding for MEVLLDEVEEQPQPKQQPALRAGAPAARVESRPDGTLQRPEASASVETLLSDLDAELAHAVTTGGPIPAPAAAPKPVREGTAAFAHARVQARPPAATPGAGVPKKPSIPPPAVTAKHTLSGGIGAPTTSPGLGTLRPPSPAPGGGTLRPPSPAPSVPRRPASIPPPIATPRARSTTPERPIPAPPRPSSPGSDPAVPTDAASEEARRTIESWERELAASSDPLRQARIHYEIGRIAEVQLQDLRRAAAHYQEALSRAPEHVPTLRGARRVMIARKNFQMALPLFDAEARITSDPHAKAALLYAKGRLLEDVLGQRGEARREYAIAGELDRGAPVILKALEQCDQDAGAWSELARTYERIANAVAGDPRHRAALIVQRARLLESRQREVDAAIELYETALRLDPEVAGALEALKRLHHAQRRWRDLIAVLEREAEQSGDRGVRTMALYRIARLHAERLGNRDEALTALERASRESPDEPLVLEEMARLYESAEKWDPLVRVLEQLVDTTREGAARVTLLARVGQLREEKLGDAPGALVAYEAALAIGPTHLPTLQALGKLYTRSGDWERLVRMHLGEADHADEPRRRAAAHARVAEILEVHLGQPDQAIEHHARALSMQPGYPPSFKALTRLFAEAGRWRELVDLYARAVDEASEKERAITYLLKMGAIYEDALQEHAQAAHAYRRVLQLDPKHLGAIHALQRATERAARWTELVESLELEAELTRDPKQIVALLHRAGEVLDDLVGDREAAVVRFRKVLGIDPTYVPALTSLGRIYHRAGRWEDLLELYKRELELTPRGAEAVALLAKMAELCEERIGRDDEAIAHYRRAIEIDPTNRTALRALARKLRERGAWDELVRVLEMELSGLTDPAARARAAYRVGEVWEERLQQVERAIAAYEQARDAEPSYRPAIDALARLRAEQGAWRKLADELEREAASSPDPKLAVAALVRAGEIWSEHLNEPRRACAAYDKVLEREPGHLGALLAIETLYRRLASFEGLARVYASEARVLTDASARVAALHELARLQEMRLAAPTDEVRATYQAILSLAPDDPLAIAALERIAIAGGSRSMLADVDRRLAEGADDPIVAAAYRTRLAESLEASGDARALEAYRAALEADPENLAAARGLSRIAERTDDPEALADAARREARVVQDPQQAARLLVKAAQVAEDRLADTRRAVEDYERALELWADDVDAAQRLLEILLAAGQGARAADRLARAAQTARSVDRAAELWLEVSRLQADLLDNLAGAIGSLNRVLKSAPAHVPTLRRLAELYERDQQWTEAAQLLGRVVQLAPDRDVLKDAHLRLSALWDGRLGDSSRALVSLQAVLALEPENRAALARLAAMHDREGDLDKAADAAGRLVEASHAPPERAEALCTLARIELRRGRTESATSALVQAVVLEGPGGAAARALKDTIRDREGYATYAQALRDHVQRWNGKPPAPRQAWVELAGVLGDSLGQHADSAEVLRVAARALPEDVELDRQLAARLARVGRRDEAVAILRRRIDEHVGRVECWRDLRGLWSPTPELAMLTVGPLALLGGASNDDVERLRARASQSGRARPGTLGSETLPGVYEMDANSPVLTVLATLPEAFSRLYPPDLEGFGLSTRDRITTRSGHPLRALTDRIAAIFRVENYELYVHRVRARGLAVELGEPASILVPASLTELPETQQVFLLARAFANVAMRFHITDKLTPREIEVLVASAVRAFAPGFGSGLTSEDILDDQMRRIQKALSRRARRSLEEATPRYVNAPPVEFAAWARQIQLGSARAALLVSDDLLGAIEVLRRTERDLAHVEPRDIVRASPLVGELVRWWASDAAIDLRRRAGMLA